One Glycine max cultivar Williams 82 chromosome 3, Glycine_max_v4.0, whole genome shotgun sequence DNA window includes the following coding sequences:
- the LOC100785599 gene encoding uncharacterized protein isoform X3 yields MYSYIDYILQFELTNLFAKILNQRQNIHEKEEQGDDEKGKLVSLGQMNSLSVKEDSRTSKNISSEGERRTPEIMGRCASWWATFTFFVCLCSLKFSKPLLQPQGPNSLWLAILGMFSFTVFVSAASVMVVVEAQFTRMQITVMLSAFLALLLA; encoded by the exons ATGTATAGctatattgattatattttgCAGTTTGAATTGACAAATCTTTTTGCGAAAATCTTGAACCAAAGGCAGAATATCCATGAAAAGGAGGAGCAAGGAGACGATGAGAAGGGCAAGCTTGTATCATTAGGACAAATGAATAGTTTAAGT GTGAAAGAGGATAGTAGAACATCAAAGAACATTAGTTCTGAAGGTGAAAGAAGAACACCAGAAATCATGGGAAGATGTGCATCCTGGTGGGCAACCTTCacattttttgtgtgtttgtgttcaTTAAAATTCAGCAAACCACTTCTCCAACCACAAGGACCCAATTCACTATGGCTTGCCATATTAGGAATGTTCAGTTTTACTGTGTTTGTATCTGCTGCTTCTGTTATGGTTGTTGTTGAAGCACAGTTCACTCGTATGCAGATAACTGTTATGCTCAGTGCCTTCTTGGCTCTGCTGTTAGCTTAA
- the LOC100785599 gene encoding uncharacterized protein isoform X2, whose product MSVPNSSCNIHEKEEQGDDEKGKLVSLGQMNSLSVKEDSRTSKNISSEGERRTPEIMGRCASWWATFTFFVCLCSLKFSKPLLQPQGPNSLWLAILGMFSFTVFVSAASVMVVVEAQFTRMQITVMLSAFLALLLA is encoded by the exons ATGAGTGTGCCTAATTCCTCCTGT AATATCCATGAAAAGGAGGAGCAAGGAGACGATGAGAAGGGCAAGCTTGTATCATTAGGACAAATGAATAGTTTAAGT GTGAAAGAGGATAGTAGAACATCAAAGAACATTAGTTCTGAAGGTGAAAGAAGAACACCAGAAATCATGGGAAGATGTGCATCCTGGTGGGCAACCTTCacattttttgtgtgtttgtgttcaTTAAAATTCAGCAAACCACTTCTCCAACCACAAGGACCCAATTCACTATGGCTTGCCATATTAGGAATGTTCAGTTTTACTGTGTTTGTATCTGCTGCTTCTGTTATGGTTGTTGTTGAAGCACAGTTCACTCGTATGCAGATAACTGTTATGCTCAGTGCCTTCTTGGCTCTGCTGTTAGCTTAA
- the LOC100785599 gene encoding uncharacterized protein isoform X1, producing the protein MSVPNSSCFELTNLFAKILNQRQNIHEKEEQGDDEKGKLVSLGQMNSLSVKEDSRTSKNISSEGERRTPEIMGRCASWWATFTFFVCLCSLKFSKPLLQPQGPNSLWLAILGMFSFTVFVSAASVMVVVEAQFTRMQITVMLSAFLALLLA; encoded by the exons ATGAGTGTGCCTAATTCCTCCTGT TTTGAATTGACAAATCTTTTTGCGAAAATCTTGAACCAAAGGCAGAATATCCATGAAAAGGAGGAGCAAGGAGACGATGAGAAGGGCAAGCTTGTATCATTAGGACAAATGAATAGTTTAAGT GTGAAAGAGGATAGTAGAACATCAAAGAACATTAGTTCTGAAGGTGAAAGAAGAACACCAGAAATCATGGGAAGATGTGCATCCTGGTGGGCAACCTTCacattttttgtgtgtttgtgttcaTTAAAATTCAGCAAACCACTTCTCCAACCACAAGGACCCAATTCACTATGGCTTGCCATATTAGGAATGTTCAGTTTTACTGTGTTTGTATCTGCTGCTTCTGTTATGGTTGTTGTTGAAGCACAGTTCACTCGTATGCAGATAACTGTTATGCTCAGTGCCTTCTTGGCTCTGCTGTTAGCTTAA